The DNA sequence GGGCCATTCGGCTTGGGCTTCAAGGTTTCTGGCGAGAGGGCCCTTGTTGTTGGCGGTGGAACGGGCATGGCGCCGTTAATGATGCTCATAAATAGGCTTGTTGAGGGCGGTGTTGATGTAACGGTTATTGAGGGCGCTGAGAACTCAAATAAACTGATTTTTTTGGATAGGCTGAATAATCTCTCTGAATCCATGGGGGTTAAGGTTCTATTCACAACTGAGGATGGGAGCTATGGGTTTAGGGGATTAGCCACAGACTTGGCTGAAATGGTGCTGTGTAATAAGAGGTTTGATGTGATTTATACTTGTGGTCCGGAGAGGATGATTCGAAAAGCCTA is a window from the Candidatus Bathyarchaeia archaeon genome containing:
- a CDS encoding dihydroorotate dehydrogenase electron transfer subunit, which translates into the protein GPFGLGFKVSGERALVVGGGTGMAPLMMLINRLVEGGVDVTVIEGAENSNKLIFLDRLNNLSESMGVKVLFTTEDGSYGFRGLATDLAEMVLCNKRFDVIYTCGPERMIRKAYEMAKAYSVDFQASLERYMRCAIGICGSCTIGKYRVCRDGPVLNMERIREIEEYLGVLKYSESGERIPV